The Flammeovirgaceae bacterium genome contains a region encoding:
- a CDS encoding glycosyltransferase family 4 protein, with the protein MIKTSIFIVPRLSTAWQGNEAGWITSSGWASAGEQLWGEALVATVDGIFNPAEARLFPRPVSSSLNKENYSLIRKSIPEFLITAYKDWRLYQSKKGAWPIENGTVLYNKKVVLVWERHDLFHGPGRSLADKFKAPLVVSVEAPVVWEAEKWGVNRPGWGKWLETKFEAKSLKNADLVSCVSDEVKQKVIQLGVSSNKVIVSPNRVDGSLFHPQVDGSLIAQKFNLTNKRVIGWTGSFRPFHGLDTVVKAFKMVNNRYNDTVLILVGSGQEHSRVQKLVCRLGLVDSVIFTGRQPFTVIPQIVSNFYISIVSASSAEGFHYSPLKLREYQAVGSAVIAPKAGNLTELFSEGRDLLFYNAGDENDLAEKIFLLLENKTLHNSLVKRGTQLIEEDGTWLHELKRVAKLLNIEQ; encoded by the coding sequence GTGATTAAAACTTCAATTTTTATAGTTCCACGTCTAAGCACAGCATGGCAGGGTAACGAAGCCGGCTGGATTACTTCATCAGGTTGGGCAAGTGCCGGTGAACAGTTATGGGGAGAGGCTTTGGTTGCTACGGTAGATGGAATTTTTAATCCTGCTGAAGCAAGACTGTTTCCCAGGCCCGTTAGCTCCTCATTGAACAAGGAGAATTATTCATTAATCAGAAAGTCCATTCCTGAATTTCTCATTACTGCATACAAGGACTGGCGTCTTTATCAATCCAAAAAAGGAGCTTGGCCAATTGAGAACGGAACAGTTTTATACAATAAGAAGGTTGTTTTGGTTTGGGAGCGCCATGATTTATTCCATGGGCCTGGAAGAAGTTTAGCTGATAAATTTAAGGCTCCTTTAGTTGTATCGGTTGAGGCACCTGTGGTTTGGGAGGCTGAAAAATGGGGTGTTAACAGACCGGGCTGGGGTAAGTGGCTGGAAACCAAGTTTGAGGCAAAATCATTAAAGAATGCTGACTTGGTTTCCTGTGTTTCGGATGAGGTAAAGCAAAAAGTAATTCAACTTGGCGTTTCTTCTAATAAAGTTATTGTATCTCCCAATCGGGTAGATGGCAGTCTGTTTCATCCACAGGTGGATGGCAGTTTAATTGCTCAAAAGTTTAACCTCACAAACAAGCGTGTAATCGGGTGGACCGGAAGTTTCCGACCTTTTCATGGATTAGACACAGTAGTTAAGGCTTTTAAAATGGTTAATAACCGCTATAACGACACTGTGTTGATTCTTGTTGGTTCAGGGCAGGAGCATTCACGAGTTCAAAAATTGGTGTGTCGGCTGGGATTAGTTGACTCTGTAATCTTTACAGGTAGACAACCTTTTACGGTTATCCCTCAAATAGTAAGTAATTTTTATATCTCCATCGTTAGTGCGTCTTCTGCTGAAGGATTTCATTACTCCCCTTTAAAATTAAGAGAGTACCAGGCGGTAGGCAGTGCTGTTATTGCTCCGAAGGCTGGAAACCTTACCGAGTTATTTAGCGAGGGTCGTGATTTGCTTTTTTATAATGCCGGAGATGAGAATGACCTTGCTGAAAAGATTTTTTTGTTATTAGAGAACAAGACACTTCACAATTCGCTTGTTAAGAGAGGCACCCAGTTGATTGAAGAAGACGGTACTTGGTTGCATGAATTAAAAAGAGTAGCAAAATTACTCAACATTGAACAATGA